A single genomic interval of Anaerobacillus sp. CMMVII harbors:
- a CDS encoding glycoside hydrolase family 43 protein, with protein sequence MTIKYKNPIISGFHPDPSIIRVEEDYYLITSSFEYFPGVPIFHSKDLVNWKQIGHVLTRKSQVDLGTRKSSEGIFAPTLRYHEGTFYMITTDVYGIGNFYVTAKDPTGPWSDPIKIPYGNIDPSLMFDEDGKVYVTAQNGEADNSHVIQYEIDIKTGQALTEPVAVFWGDGGEWTEGPHLYKINGMYYILSACGGTGYEHRAIIARSSAPYGPYELYDQPILTHNQLPEHPIHNLGHADFVEDLNGNWWAVFLGVRPVNGEYSVLGRETFLAPITWTEDDWPTIDNNEGSVGLIVETDLLGTEQTQVPSFYDDFTLENLVPSWSFLRQEDKTAYSLTDRYSWLKLLGNEKNLTDLGATLFVSRRQQHVKMELSTFMEFVPHQGGEEAGLAVRYNEKAHIEIGVKMINDERFIVVSETVNGQTNELGRKIVKADVVKLAVRSDEENYYFLYADENEEWKLLGEALAASLSPEKNGGFTGVCIGLYATGNGEMCKTPAFFDWVRYEALS encoded by the coding sequence ATGACTATAAAATATAAAAATCCGATTATTTCAGGGTTTCATCCAGATCCAAGTATCATACGAGTGGAAGAGGATTATTATTTGATTACGAGTTCTTTTGAATATTTTCCAGGTGTGCCGATTTTTCATAGCAAAGACCTTGTAAATTGGAAGCAAATCGGCCATGTTTTAACACGTAAAAGTCAAGTTGATTTAGGAACACGTAAAAGCTCAGAAGGGATATTTGCACCGACCTTAAGATATCATGAGGGTACCTTTTACATGATTACCACGGATGTTTATGGTATCGGAAACTTTTATGTCACAGCCAAAGATCCAACTGGTCCTTGGTCTGATCCAATAAAAATTCCATATGGAAATATTGATCCCTCGTTAATGTTTGATGAAGATGGGAAGGTTTATGTGACTGCCCAAAATGGTGAAGCTGATAATTCCCACGTGATCCAATACGAAATTGATATTAAAACCGGTCAAGCCTTAACAGAACCTGTCGCAGTCTTTTGGGGAGATGGGGGAGAATGGACGGAGGGACCTCATTTATATAAAATTAACGGCATGTATTATATCTTGAGTGCTTGTGGCGGAACAGGATATGAGCACCGGGCAATTATTGCTAGAAGCTCAGCACCGTATGGTCCTTATGAGCTTTATGATCAACCGATATTAACGCACAATCAACTTCCGGAACACCCGATCCATAACTTGGGTCATGCTGATTTTGTGGAAGACTTAAACGGCAATTGGTGGGCGGTATTCTTAGGTGTTCGACCAGTGAACGGCGAGTATAGTGTCCTAGGAAGAGAAACGTTTCTAGCGCCAATTACTTGGACAGAGGACGACTGGCCAACCATAGATAACAATGAAGGTAGCGTAGGATTAATTGTGGAAACGGATTTGCTAGGAACTGAGCAAACTCAAGTTCCTAGTTTTTATGACGATTTTACTTTAGAGAATTTGGTACCTTCATGGTCGTTTTTACGCCAGGAAGATAAAACAGCATATTCGTTAACAGATCGTTATAGCTGGTTGAAACTATTGGGGAACGAAAAAAACTTAACCGATTTAGGAGCAACTTTATTTGTCAGCAGACGTCAGCAACATGTAAAGATGGAATTAAGTACGTTCATGGAGTTTGTACCTCACCAGGGCGGTGAAGAGGCGGGACTAGCTGTCAGATATAATGAGAAAGCCCATATTGAAATTGGTGTTAAAATGATTAATGATGAGCGCTTTATCGTTGTAAGTGAAACTGTAAATGGACAAACAAACGAACTGGGTCGTAAAATAGTGAAAGCAGACGTTGTTAAATTGGCCGTTCGATCAGATGAGGAAAATTATTACTTTTTATATGCTGATGAAAATGAAGAATGGAAACTTCTTGGCGAAGCTTTAGCTGCATCCCTATCTCCTGAAAAAAATGGAGGATTTACAGGTGTTTGTATCGGTCTTTATGCTACAGGGAACGGCGAGATGTGCAAGACCCCAGCCTTCTTTGACTGGGTCAGGTATGAAGCTTTGTCTTAA